Proteins co-encoded in one Hallerella porci genomic window:
- the rplW gene encoding 50S ribosomal protein L23, with protein MKELHEILKEPHITESTAKMMINPRTGVRQYVFKVGLSATKQEIKSAIESRFNVKVDSVNTLINRGKMKRVRTAVGKKSNWKKAYITLQAGNKIAEFEGV; from the coding sequence ACTCCACGAAATTCTGAAAGAACCGCACATCACTGAAAGCACTGCAAAGATGATGATTAATCCGCGCACTGGTGTTCGTCAGTATGTTTTCAAGGTCGGTCTTTCTGCTACAAAGCAAGAAATCAAGAGCGCCATCGAATCTCGTTTCAACGTGAAAGTGGATTCGGTGAACACTTTGATCAACCGTGGCAAGATGAAACGTGTACGCACTGCTGTAGGCAAAAAGTCCAACTGGAAAAAGGCTTACATCACATTGCAGGCCGGCAACAAAATTGCCGAATTTGAAGGAGTCTAA